AATAAAGTAGGTAAATTCCTTTATTACCttggaaaaaagaatgaatgtgtttatgtatatgtgtgtattccaTATATTTCATGTACTCAGATCACCCCTTCTTAAACATAAGGTAACATGCATACTATATTTAGTATTCTGCATCTTGTTCTTCCTCATTTAACAGTACATCCTAGAGTGTTCTGCCTGCTTCCAGACAAGCGAGGAGACTTGTGGTCTGGTTCTTGGACTTCCCTAACAGCATGGCCCCTAAACGCCAGTCTCCACTCCCACTTCAAAAGAAGAAACCAAGACCACCTCCTGCTCTGGGACTGGAGGAGACATCGGCCTCTGCAGTCTTGCcgaagaagggagaaaaagaacagCAAGAAGCAATTGAACACATTGATGAAGTACAAAATGAAATAGACAGACTTAATGAAAAAAGACAGTGAGGAGATTTTGAAAGTAGAACAGAAATATAACAAACTCCGCCAACCATTTTTCAGAAGAGGTCAGAATTGATCGCCAAAATCCCAAATTTTGGGGTAACAACATTTGTCAACCATCTACAAGTGTCTGCACTGCTTGGGGAGGAGGACGAAGAGGCACTGCATTATTTGACCAAAGTTGAAGTGACAGAATTTGAAGATATTAAATCAAGTtacagaataaatttttattttgatgaaaatccttactttgaaaataaagttttctccAAAGA
This portion of the Pongo abelii isolate AG06213 chromosome 1, NHGRI_mPonAbe1-v2.0_pri, whole genome shotgun sequence genome encodes:
- the SETSIP gene encoding LOW QUALITY PROTEIN: protein SETSIP (The sequence of the model RefSeq protein was modified relative to this genomic sequence to represent the inferred CDS: inserted 1 base in 1 codon; deleted 1 base in 1 codon): MAPKRQSPLPLQKKKPRPPPALGLEETSASAVLPKKGEKEQQEAIEHIDEVQNEIDRLNEKDSEEILKVEQKYNKLRQPFFXKRSELIAKIPNFGVTTFVNHLQVSALLGEEDEEALHYLTKVEVTEFEDIKSSYRINFYFDENPYFENKVFSKEFHLNESGDPSSKSTEIKWKSGKDLMKCSSQTQNKASRKRQHEEPESFFTWFTDHSDAGADELEEVIKDDIWPNPLQYYLIPDMDDKEGEGGDGDDDDDDDDEGEEELEDIDEGDEDEGDEDDDEREEGEEDEGEDD